In Brassica napus cultivar Da-Ae chromosome A3, Da-Ae, whole genome shotgun sequence, the sequence GAACATGTGCGCCTACATGGCTCCTTCTCTCGACGTCAGACAAGACATTGTGGTTGTTGAAGTCCCTAAGCTAGGCAAGGAGGCGGCAGTGAAGGCCATTAAGGAGTGGGGTCAGCCTAAGTCCAAGATCACACACGTTGTCTTCTGCACCACCTCAGGAGTCGACATGCCTGGTGCTGACTACCAGCTCACCAAGCTCCTTGGTCTTCGTCCTTCCGTCAAACGTCTCATGATGTACCAGCAAGGTTGCTTCGCAGGCGGCACTGTCCTCCGTCTCGCCAAGGACCTCGCTGAGAACAACCGTGGCGCACGTGTCCTCGTTGTCTGCTCCGAGATCACAGCCGTCACCTTCCGTGGTCCCTCTGACACTCACCTTGACTCCCTCGTTGGACAGGCTCTCTTTAGTGATGGAGCCGCTGCGCTTATCGTTGGTTCGGATCCTGATGCTTCCGTGGGGGAGAAGCCAATCTTTGAGATGGTGTCTGCGGCTCAGACCATTCTTCCCGACTCGGATGGAGCCATAGATGGACACTTGAGGGAAGTGGGACTCACCTTCCATCTCCTCAAGGACGTCCCTGGGCTCATCTCCAAGAACATAGAGAAGAGTCTTGAAGAAGCGTTTAAACCGCTAGGGATAAGTGAC encodes:
- the LOC106431192 gene encoding chalcone synthase 3, whose protein sequence is MVMSRPSSSLDEIRKAQRADGPAGILAIGTANPANHVIQAEYPDYYFRITNSEHMTDLKEKFKRMCDKSMIRKRHMHLTEEFLKENPNMCAYMAPSLDVRQDIVVVEVPKLGKEAAVKAIKEWGQPKSKITHVVFCTTSGVDMPGADYQLTKLLGLRPSVKRLMMYQQGCFAGGTVLRLAKDLAENNRGARVLVVCSEITAVTFRGPSDTHLDSLVGQALFSDGAAALIVGSDPDASVGEKPIFEMVSAAQTILPDSDGAIDGHLREVGLTFHLLKDVPGLISKNIEKSLEEAFKPLGISDWNSLFWIAHPGGPAILDEVEKKLGLKAEKMRATRQVLSEYGNMSSACVLFILDEMRRKSAKDGVATTGEGLEWGVLFGFGPGLTVETVVLHSVPV